One stretch of Indicator indicator isolate 239-I01 chromosome 36, UM_Iind_1.1, whole genome shotgun sequence DNA includes these proteins:
- the KLHL33 gene encoding kelch-like protein 33 — protein MWVTEGPATAHWSLQDRAHAGHFLAAAEQLRAAGQLVDVAVGPEADAAHAVVLASISSFFLRLLEGRSGELRQGPPPHVPLPAGVSLWGWRALLAFAYGGAVPRGRQREVQEAARALGAPRLGTACALRLENDSQEGGFEPLEEQWETLRAMKQLHGSGLGCDLQLQAGDEVIPVQRLALSCSCDFFRALFTCPMREATHDPSAPLATGLSPAELRLLLSFAYTGAVAGPWPAVLEAAETSLRYQAWGLLTLCLDVFTHGLTPETVPDVLSFAMTYELAQVGHIAEDYILATFPSVVATPAFLDLPAHLLIRLLRSDSLNVLHELEALEAASRWLLANGDGQEELAKEVLSSVRFALMSTCELKKVKSVTAGVADPKVVHDLLVAGFAPMAQLPCRVRFLQEVLVVCGGEKVTSNLAARKPSRHLWFAHCYLSAIGLVKKVEWRALGRFPDGPRFRHAVAVVGNTLYILGGKHYYGVHDTLASVYRYQPMEDAWERLASMSCGRSYFTATALGEFIYALGGSSGEQYCTDTVECYDLANDTWRRCQPLPMALCGHAACALDGALYVSGGFDEACQCQASLLRYTPGAPATLLAPMNGHRAGHVMEEAGGQLYVAGGLCQRAGQTGYRDQLTFEVYSPKLNIWVLLSPLPRAHVVGGAAVVGGELVVLGGYSHETYQNTHLIHAYQPGSRRWITRGTLPHAYADLQACVLTVPSALRGPSCPEDPSRSDRIPNSI, from the exons ATGTGGGTTACAGAGGGGCCAGCCACGGCGCACTGGAGCCTGCAGGACAGGGCCCATGCGGGACACTTCCTGGCCGCAGCCGAGCAGCTCCGCGCCGCGGGGCAGTTGGTGGACGTGGCCGTGGGGCCAGAGGCTGACGCAGCCCACGCCGTGGTGCTGGCCTCCATCAGCTCCTTCTTCCTGCGcttgctggagggcaggagcgGTGAGCTGCGCCAGGGCCCCCCGCCCCACGTCCCCCTGCCCGCCGGGGTCTCGCTGTGGGGCTGGAGGGCTCTGCTCGCCTTCGCCTATGGGGGAGCAGTGCCCCGCGGCCGGCAGCGGGAGGTGCAAGAGGCTGCCCGCGCCCTGGGGGCACCCCGGCTGGGGACCGCCTGTGCCCTGCGGCTGGAGAACGACAGCCAGGAGGGGGGTTTCGAGCCCCTGGAGGAGCAGTGGGAAACGCTAAGAGCCATGAAGCAGCTGCATGGCAGCGGCCTGGGCTGCGACCTCCAGCTGCAGGCGGGGGACGAGGTCATCCCAG tTCAGCGCCTGGCCTTGAGCTGCTCCTGTGACTTCTTCCGGGCCCTCTTCACTTGCCCCATGCGGGAAGCCACCCACGACCCCTCCGCCCCGCTGGCCACGGGGCTGTCCCCAGCGGAGCTgcgcctcctcctctccttcgcCTACACAGGGGCTGTGGCAGGGCCATGGCCCGcggtgctggaggcagctgaGACCTCCCTGCGCTACCAGGCCTGGGGGCTGCTCACCCTCTGCCTGGATGTTTTCACCCATGGCCTGACCCCAGAAACTGTCCCGGACGTGCTGTCCTTTGCCATGACCTATGAGCTGGCCCAGGTGGGCCACATAGCAGAGGACTACATCTTGGCCACCTTCCCCAGCGTGGTGGCCAcgccagccttcctggacctcCCTGCACACCTCCTCATCCGCCTGCTCCGCTCCGACAGCCTCAACGTCCTCCACGAACTGGAGGCTCTGGAAGCAGCATCCCGCTGGCTCTTGGCCAACGGTGACGGCCAAGAGGAGCTGGCCAAGGAGGTGCTGTCGTCCGTCCGCTTCGCCCTCATGTCCACCTGTGAGCTGAAGAAGGTCAAGTCAGTGACCGCAGGGGTAGCTGACCCCAAAGTCGTCCACGACCTCTTGGTCGCAGGTTTCGCCCCCATGGCCCAGCTGCCCTGCCGGGTGCGCTTcctgcaggaggtgctggtggtCTGTGGTGGGGAAAAAGTGACCTCCAACCTGGCTGCCAGGAAGCCCAGCAGGCACCTCTGGTTTGCCCACTGCTACCTGAGTGCCATAGGGCTGGTGAAGAAGGTGGAGTGGAGGGCACTGGGACGCTTCCCTGATGGGCCACGCTTCCGGCACgctgtggctgtggtgggcAACACCCTCTACATCCTGGGGGGGAAGCACTACTATGGGGTCCATGACACTCTGGCCAGCGTCTACAG GTACCAGCCCATGGAGGATGCCTGGGAGCGCCTGGCCAGCATGAGCTGCGGACGCAGCTACTTCACCGCCACGGCGCTGGGGGAGTTCATCTACGCCCTGgggggcagctctggggagcagtACTGCACAGACACTGTGGAGTGCTATGACCTGGCCAATGACACCTGGAG gaggtgccagcCCCTGCCGATGGCTCTGTGTGGGCACGCAGCCTGTGCCCTGGACGGTGCCCTCTACGTGTCAGGGGGGTTTGATGAGGCGTGCCAGTGCCAGGCATCCTTGCTGCGCTACACCCCAGGGGCTCCTGCCACGCTCCTGGCCCCCATGAATGGGCACCGAGCTGGGCACGTCATGGAGGAGGCAGGGGGGCAGCTCTATGTGGCTGGGGGGCTTTGTCAGCGGGCTGGGCAGACTGGCTACAGGGACCAGCTGACTTTTGAGGTCTACAGCCCCAAGCTGAACATCTGGGTCCTCCTCAGCCCCCTGCCCCGTGCCCATGTGGTTGGGGGTGCAGCTGTGGTGGGGGGGGaactggtggtgctgggggggtACAGCCATGAGACCTACCAGAATACTCACCTGATCCATGCCTACCAGCCGGGCAGCCGGCGCTGGATCACTAGGGGCACCCTGCCCCATGCCTATGCTGACCTCCAGGCCTGTGTCCTcactgtgccctctgccctgcGTGGCCCCAGCTGCCCTGAGGACCCCTCCAGGTCAGATCGAATTCCCAATAGTATTTAG